The following are from one region of the Coccinella septempunctata chromosome 7, icCocSept1.1, whole genome shotgun sequence genome:
- the LOC123316646 gene encoding 39S ribosomal protein L41, mitochondrial has translation MFSVQLHLIRSISTSAPRHGKKNFRKFQLFNKRGSRLFKKNQIENPQPDLLDKRGVRDIGYVDGNKFVTIPERIPELIVPDLTGFQLKPYVSYKAPDIKQEEFTAQDLFNVVYAPKIIEDFNSGKLNEDGTPKEPSAEENMSPEVAEIRARQTGADLFCSKD, from the exons ATGTTTTCAGTTCAATTGCATTTAATAAGGAGTATATCAACTTCTGCGCCCAGACATGGGAAGAAAAATTTTAGGAAATTTCAGTTATTCAATAAAAGGGGATCTAGGTTATTCAAGAAGAATCAAATCGAAAATCCTCAACCAGATTTACTCGACA AAAGAGGTGTGAGGGACATAGGTTATGTAGATGGAAATAAATTTGTCACCATACCTGAAAGGATCCCAGAGTTGATTGTTCCAGACCTTACTGGTTTTCAG tTGAAACCTTATGTGAGTTATAAGGCACCAGATATAAAGCAAGAAGAATTTACTGCTCAAGATTTGTTCAATGTGGTTTATGCAccaaaaattattgaagatttCAACAGCGGAAAATTAAATGAAGATGGTACTCCAAAAGAACCTTCAGCTGAAGAAAATATGTCGCCTGAAGTAGCAGAAATTAGAGCTAGACAAACAGGAGCTGATTTGTTTTGTAGCAAAGATTAA